The window CACGAGGCCGATCTGGTGATCCTGCTGGGCACCGACTTCCCCTACAGCGAGTTCCTGCCCGAGCCGGACGACGCGAAGCTGGTGCAGGTCGACGCCGACGCCTCCCGCCTGGGCCGCCGCGCGCCCCTGGACCTGGCCCTGCACGGCGACGTGGCCCTCACCATCCAGGCGCTGCTGCCGCTGATCAAGGCTAAGAAGTCCAACCGCTTCCTGTCCAAGATGCTCAAGCAGCACCACAAGGCCCTCACCGGGGTGGTCGCGGCGTACACCAAGAACGTCGAGAAGATGACCCCGATCCACCCCGAGTTCGTGGCCGCCACCCTGGACGAGCTCGCCGATGACGACGCGATCTTCACGGTGGACACCGGCATGTGCAACGTGTGGGGCGCCCGCTACATCACCCCCAACGGCAAGCGCCGCCTGTTCGGCTCCTGGCACCACGGCACCATGGCCAATGCGCTGCCGCAGGCCATCGGCGCCTCGGCCGCGTTCCCGGACCGCCAGGTGATCTCCATGAGCGGCGACGGCGGCCTGGGCATGCTGATGGGTGAGCTGCTCACCGTGAAGCTGCACGAGCTGAACACCAAGATCGTGGTGTTCAACAACTCGAGCCTGGGCATGGTGAAGCTGGAGATGCTGGTGGAGGGCATCCCGGACTTCGAGACCGACCACGAGCAGGTGGACTTCGCGGCCGTCGCCCAGGGTGCAGGGATCCCCTCGGTGCGCATCACCGACCCGAAGAAGCTGAAGAAGGACCTCGCTGCGGCGCTGGCCACCCCCGGGCCGATGCTGATCGACGTGGTCACCGACCCCGACGCCCTCTCGATGCCGCCGAAGATCACCGCGCAGCAGATCCGCGGCTTCGCCACCGCCTCCACCAAGGTGCTGCTCGGCGGCGGCGTGGGCAAGATGGTGGACATGGCCGCCTCCAACATCCGCAACATCCCCCGCTGACCTGTTGGCCTGCTGATCCGCGGGCCTCGTGGACTGGCGGCCTCCAGGCGTCCCGGTGCCTGACGTGTCGACGTCCGCATGCACCGAGACGTGGTGTTTCGGGGGTATCCGACGGAATACCCATGAAAGAACACGTCTCGGTGCGGCTGACCGGTGCTGCCTGGCCCCGGTGCGCCCACTCCCGTGATGTGTCTGCTTTCTCTGGGATTGTCGGGCCGGGTTACCGATGGTGCACCTTAGGATGAACAGGACCGATCGCCCGCCCGCCTCCGCCAGGCGGTGATGGCGTACTGCTGAGGGAAGGGCGACTGAGTGACCATCGAGGATTTCCTCCGGCTGCTGCTGCGCAACGCGTTGCTGCTGGTGCTGCTCACGGTGCTCGGTGCTGCGGCCGGGTACGGCTTCTCCTACACGAAGGCGCCGGTGTACCAGGCCAGTGCACTCGGATTCGTGCGTGGTGCCGCGGGCAGTGACCCGGTGAACTCCACCCAGGGGCAGTACTCCAAGGCGCAGTTCTTCCTGCCGCTGTTCCAGACCCGCGCGGTGGGTCAGACCATTGTCGATGAACTCGGCATGGACGCGAGCCCCGATGCGGTGGCCGGGTCTCTGGCCACCTCGCTGGACCCGAACGCGCCGATCATCACCGTGACCGCCTCGGCCGGCAGCCCAGAAGAGGCCAGCGCGATCGCCAATGCCTCCATCGAGGCCGTCGCCGCGGAGGCCGAGAAGCTGGAGCCCGGCACCGGCAGTCAGCTGGTCCCGTACCAGACGGCTCTTACCCCCGGTGTCCCCGTCTCCCCGGA is drawn from Brachybacterium muris and contains these coding sequences:
- a CDS encoding pyruvate dehydrogenase — protein: MARTTTFAELLVTQLRDMGVERIYGVVGDSLNPVVDAVRTTDGIEWVHVRNEEAGAFAAGAEARLTGKLAVCAGSCGPGNTHLIQGLFDAHRDNAPVLAIASHIPSPKIGTGFFQETHPEILFRECSHFCEMVNSGEHGATLLHIAAQTAIAKQGVSVLVLPGDVADEEVSGPLTRDLATELGAVQPAPGPVGRLAELINKADKVTLFVGAGVKDAREEVLALAGTLKAPIGHAFGGKEIIQYDNPYDVGMNGLLGYGACYEAMHEADLVILLGTDFPYSEFLPEPDDAKLVQVDADASRLGRRAPLDLALHGDVALTIQALLPLIKAKKSNRFLSKMLKQHHKALTGVVAAYTKNVEKMTPIHPEFVAATLDELADDDAIFTVDTGMCNVWGARYITPNGKRRLFGSWHHGTMANALPQAIGASAAFPDRQVISMSGDGGLGMLMGELLTVKLHELNTKIVVFNNSSLGMVKLEMLVEGIPDFETDHEQVDFAAVAQGAGIPSVRITDPKKLKKDLAAALATPGPMLIDVVTDPDALSMPPKITAQQIRGFATASTKVLLGGGVGKMVDMAASNIRNIPR